The genomic DNA gataataataataataataataataataataataataataataataataatgacgatgataatattaataccaataataataataataataataataataataattattattattattattattattattattattattattattataataataataataataataataataataataataattataataataataataatccagatatATTCGTTATGATAATAAGTGATATTGCTCTGTATTTCATTTGCTGTTatcattgatgatatttttttattattgttatgaaaagtACATATTCAGAAAATActaggagagttttttttttcattctggtttacaACAATTGATTGATTATCTACAGAGAAAGGATTTGTGTTTGGTAAAAGTATTAAAATCATTTATagtaaaaaaactaaatttaatgaATAACTTCatcataaaataatattatatacacaaactcaGGCCATATATAATGAAAACTTATGGTATtctattttaataaataaaaccCACATTCAGATAACACCCCTTGTTTTGCAGAGCCCCGAGACAAGTTCAGAAAACTTATGTCCCTCTAAGATTTAATATTTCAGTGATATTgtggatcgtttatttcctttgaccTGTTATTATTTGCGCCCAAAATTCCACGAGAGGCGAGAGGCGTTACTGCAATTTCTCCGGAGTAAGGAAGTCTTTCAAACAATTCAACTTCCTATCTGGTTCCAGCATTTCCTGAGAATGTTGATTTTACCTCATTCGTCTGATGTGCTTTCTTGCCTTCAAAAGTTCGTGGTGAAATGGTGGGACCTTTATTTTCTATTAAATTgaagggatgatatatatatatatatatatatatatatatatatatatatatatatatatatatatatatatatatatatatatatatatatatatatataaggtggggttgtagaatatatttcattttcttaatcCTACTTTAGTTGATAATCTGTTATGTGTTCAATTCAACAATGCAAACTATAGTTATTCAGAGAGGGGAATCAATACAATCTAAAATTATTGTTGAATCGGAGAAAATTTCATTCAATAATGCCAGTTTCCTTTATTTGTGATTGAATAagataaattattttcaataatgcaAGTTACAATTTTTATTAAGTTGGAATAAATTACATCCAAAAATGCAAGTTACAATTGGTAAATGGTATTAAATTGCTTTCAATAAGGTAAGGAATATATTTAACTGAACAATTCAATGTACAATTATTGGAAAATAGGATAAAAATCCATTGAAAAATGCAAGATATAATTATGGGTAAATTAGAATAAATTCTATTCAACAAGGTAAGCTACAATTATTGGAAAATGGAAGTAAATTCCATTAATTTAGCCAAATTCTAAATATTGGTAAATGCGAATAAACTTATTTCAACAAAGCATGCTACAATTAGTGATAAACGGCATCAAATGTTAATATAacctaaaaaaagaaatgaaacataattttttttatacatacataacaaTGGGCAAACAAATATGTTTCAAAAAGCAGCATACATAATCATCATcctcacaatcatcatcatcatcatcatcatcatcatcatcaccgtcctcggttaaatttcgccagccatccctatcttgaactttgaaatcaatacttctctatacaTCATCCCCTACTTCAAGTTCCATAGtactcagccttgtaggcctgggtcttccaactattctagtgtcttgtggagcccatttgaaagtttggtgaacaatttCTTTTGGAAAGTGGGAAGAACATACCAAaaccatctccctctctctctctctctctctctctctctctctctctctctctctctctctctctctctctctctctctctcactatgatctcatccccatatggctctcgagtaatctctcttatactttaccTTTAggcatgtcctgccatttaaacatACATAGTaaataaacattaaagaaaaaacaatataaacTTGCTATTATAATTCCTGCTCCAAAAAAAAGTCTCAAAAACGAGCGGTTCATATCGAAAAAAGGTCAAAATCGGAAATGTATACATGCACTGATTAACATCACAATGGAGCCTGTGTGTAGTATAGCCTCCACCAGCGATTGTCTTTCCAATCAAGGCTCGGAGGTAAATCAAGGGAACTCTGTCTATCCACGGATTGATTGGCTCTAATTCCTGGCGTTTTAATTCTGGTCAGTCTGCGTCAGATTGCAGCAATGCAATTGAACCTACTTTGCATCATGGGAGATTCTGCTTCATTATGTATTGGAGGCGAGATGTTATTGCAAATTAGATCTACTCTGTGTGATTGATAGATGGCTGGATTTGGAAATTGCATTATTAGGAATATGCTATGCAAGATTGCTTATTGAAGAGTTTACTTATATCAATAGGAGTTCGTGTTTTGTTTTATTGGGGAGAAATCGTAGGATCATGAAGAGTTAAGTTATATGGCTGATTTTAATAATGCCTTGTtaggtatagtatatatatatatatatatatatatatatacatatatatatatatatatatatatatatatatatatatatatatatatatatatatatatatatatatatatatatataaatataattatgtatatatatatatatatatatatatatacatatatatatatatatatatatatatatatatatatatatatatatatatatatatatatatatatatatatatatatatcttcttcttcccagctggttcccatttttatatggggtcgccgttgcggatgagccgtttccatcaaCATAATAATATACTCGaactaaaaaaaacataaaagaagaaacattaaaaaaaaaaaaacataaatattcaaCGACGTTTTTCATACgaaatcgtaaaaaaaaataaaaaataaagatacaaatcgATCATTCGTTGCTACCTCCAGATATTTCAACAAATTACAattcttaaggcgggtttacacaatCGAATGGTTCgacgaacgcagttcgacagacaagttgaagtgatgttcgaacgtgtgaacggggtatttgctTGTCGAATATGTTCGACAAACAGTTCGAAGAATGTCTATTCTCGCCTGACTTTTTTGGGCGGGGCCTAATTATCCACAAaccttatataaacatttatggctgactccacctttctcttgtaagtctcctctcacacattcccgccatctctttcttggtctccctcttcttcttcttccctgaacctccatctccatagtatgtctcccaacgtggtcctcatctctcttcatcaggtgtccataccatctcagcctcccttcctgtacTTTCTTTGATAATTCCACCACCTTTGTCAACCCCCTTATCGTCACTGCCGTGACACAGGGGCGTATCccaaaaaagttgaaaattgagaTAATATTACCATTATGTTTCTCGCGGCGAGTTTTATAGTTTGACAAAGTGGCGTATCTCTACGTCTAACGGTTGCTGTATTAGATCATCGTTAGGCGAGGACGTAAATAAGAGTAACCATTCACGGAACGTataggcgtaactaaagttacgtctCTTTGTAGCGTTTCAAAAAGAGCATTATCATTTTGGTGAACAGGCGTATCTTGTGATACGCCTATTTGTAATATCATTTAAATCACCATTAAACAAATTTTATTGATTTACGCTTGAGCGTAAACAAAACGTACCCTACAAAAATGTTTTAAA from Palaemon carinicauda isolate YSFRI2023 unplaced genomic scaffold, ASM3689809v2 scaffold3140, whole genome shotgun sequence includes the following:
- the LOC137636501 gene encoding uncharacterized protein, translated to MIYGTETASMRKTEEKRIDMAEMRMLRWMSGVTREDRIRNNYIRGSTKVVEISKKVQEGRLRCIFLIMQFPNPAIYQSHRVDLICNNISPPIHNEAESPMMQIQDRDGWRNLTEDGDDDDDDDDDDDCEDDDYVCCFLKHICLPIV